A genomic segment from Leptolyngbya boryana PCC 6306 encodes:
- a CDS encoding sulfite exporter TauE/SafE family protein → MNILEFSLLVWLGSFTAGFLGALTGLGGGVVLVPLLTSVFGVDIRYAIGASLVSVIATSSAAASTYIKQGLTNLRLGMFLEVATVIGALVGALIGAFISVKALTVVLAATLLYSAYLAQQPRPDFFEHQDSDPLAVQLKLNGTCPTPQGEMSYEAQSVPVGFSVMMVAGVLSGLLGIGSGGFKVLAMDQAMRLPFKVSTTTSNFMIGVTAAASAGVYLARGYIDPGLSMPVMLGVFPGALLGAKVLVGAKTQLLRILFSLVLMAMAFKMVYNSLAGGM, encoded by the coding sequence TTGAATATCCTAGAATTTTCATTACTAGTTTGGTTGGGTTCATTCACTGCTGGATTCCTAGGAGCACTGACAGGATTGGGCGGTGGGGTTGTGCTTGTTCCGCTGTTAACGTCAGTGTTTGGAGTTGATATTCGCTATGCGATCGGGGCTTCTCTTGTCTCTGTGATTGCGACTTCTTCTGCGGCTGCTTCAACTTATATTAAGCAAGGACTCACGAACTTACGCTTAGGCATGTTTCTAGAGGTCGCAACAGTGATTGGAGCGTTAGTGGGTGCTTTGATTGGAGCCTTTATTTCAGTTAAGGCGTTAACTGTCGTCTTAGCGGCAACATTACTTTATTCTGCTTATTTAGCTCAACAGCCGCGACCTGATTTTTTTGAACATCAAGACTCTGATCCGTTAGCTGTACAACTGAAATTAAATGGAACTTGTCCCACTCCTCAAGGTGAGATGAGCTATGAGGCGCAGTCGGTTCCAGTTGGTTTTAGCGTGATGATGGTTGCAGGCGTTTTGTCTGGATTGCTAGGAATTGGATCGGGTGGATTCAAGGTGCTTGCAATGGATCAAGCGATGCGGCTCCCGTTCAAGGTTTCGACGACGACCAGTAACTTTATGATCGGCGTGACGGCTGCTGCTTCGGCAGGTGTATATCTAGCACGAGGTTATATTGATCCAGGACTATCAATGCCTGTGATGCTAGGAGTATTTCCTGGCGCATTGCTCGGTGCGAAAGTTTTAGTCGGTGCTAAAACTCAACTATTAAGAATTCTCTTTAGCCTAGTTTTGATGGCAATGGCATTTAAGATGGTGTACAACAGTTTGGCTGGAGGGATGTAG
- a CDS encoding DUF1634 domain-containing protein, whose translation MYKDLIARSNSSSDETLDRSQEAKLELWISNLLRYGVQLSSLIVLVGGILYLIHHHAEPVDYRVFQGEPAIYRSPSGVVQALLEGHRRGIIQLGLLVLIATPILRVLLSLVTFLRWRDYTYAAITFLVLSGLIYSFVGAYF comes from the coding sequence ATGTACAAGGATCTGATAGCTCGATCGAATTCCTCAAGCGATGAAACGCTGGATCGATCGCAAGAAGCAAAACTAGAACTTTGGATCAGCAATCTACTACGCTATGGTGTGCAACTCTCTAGCTTGATTGTATTAGTTGGTGGAATTTTGTATTTGATTCATCATCATGCTGAACCTGTTGATTATCGGGTTTTTCAGGGTGAACCTGCGATCTATCGCTCTCCGAGTGGTGTCGTTCAAGCACTGCTTGAAGGGCATCGTCGCGGCATCATTCAACTCGGATTACTCGTCTTAATTGCAACTCCCATTCTTCGAGTCTTGCTTTCTCTGGTGACATTTCTCAGATGGAGAGATTATACTTATGCTGCAATTACGTTTTTAGTTTTATCTGGCTTGATTTATAGCTTTGTGGGTGCGTACTTTTAA
- a CDS encoding sulfate/molybdate ABC transporter ATP-binding protein, with product MGIEVQNVSKHYGSFHAVDQVNLSIKTGSLVALLGPSGSGKSTLLRMIAGLETPDEGRIALIGRDATYQSVQDRNIGFVFQHYALFKHLTIRENIAFALDIRKKPKAKIKERVEELLELVQLQGFGDRYPSQLSGGQRQRVALARALAVQPQVLLLDEPFGALDAKVRKELRAWLRRLHKDVNVTTVFVTHDQEEAMEVADEIVVMNRGRIEQVGTATDIYDHPASAFVMSFIGPVNVVPARAGILPNDGNKILDSDRVFLRPHDIDIELIPSSESVSAQVDRVIHLGWEIVVEIRLESGELVTANLSRDRFNQLSLEPQQRIYIKPKVVKTFPAYALS from the coding sequence GTGGGTATTGAAGTACAAAACGTTTCCAAGCACTATGGCTCGTTTCATGCGGTTGATCAAGTCAACTTAAGCATCAAAACTGGCTCTCTCGTTGCATTATTAGGACCTTCTGGGTCAGGTAAATCAACGCTCTTGCGCATGATAGCAGGATTAGAAACCCCAGATGAAGGACGGATTGCATTAATTGGTCGCGATGCGACATATCAATCAGTCCAGGATCGCAATATTGGCTTTGTGTTTCAGCACTATGCGCTGTTCAAGCATTTGACGATTCGAGAAAATATTGCATTTGCTTTGGATATTCGCAAGAAGCCCAAAGCAAAAATTAAAGAGCGCGTGGAAGAACTCCTAGAGCTAGTTCAGCTACAAGGATTTGGCGATCGCTATCCGTCTCAACTCTCTGGCGGACAACGCCAACGGGTTGCACTCGCAAGAGCTTTAGCCGTACAACCGCAAGTATTGCTACTCGATGAACCTTTTGGAGCGCTCGATGCCAAAGTCAGAAAAGAACTGCGAGCTTGGCTCCGACGGTTGCACAAAGACGTGAACGTTACCACAGTGTTTGTCACTCACGATCAAGAAGAAGCAATGGAAGTTGCAGATGAAATCGTGGTGATGAATCGCGGTCGAATTGAGCAAGTCGGAACTGCAACAGATATCTATGATCATCCTGCTTCTGCGTTTGTCATGAGCTTTATTGGTCCAGTCAATGTGGTTCCTGCTCGTGCAGGCATTTTACCCAACGACGGCAACAAGATTTTAGATTCCGATCGCGTGTTCTTGCGTCCGCATGACATTGATATCGAGCTAATCCCGTCCTCAGAATCAGTTTCAGCCCAGGTCGATCGCGTGATCCACTTAGGTTGGGAAATTGTCGTTGAAATCCGACTTGAATCTGGGGAATTAGTGACTGCGAATCTGAGCCGCGATCGTTTTAATCAACTCAGCCTAGAGCCACAACAACGCATCTACATTAAGCCGAAAGTTGTGAAGACATTTCCAGCCTACGCACTGAGCTAG
- a CDS encoding YidH family protein, which produces MTIEVETQSPPKKLNPNRIRDHLANERTYLAWMRSGVALMGFGVLIVRLRVLRPPIAPQPPGAGWQLGLAFSIVGLLAVLLSTQHYFAVRNDIEEDTYEPPDRWVILSSLTVALLGLGVIYYVFTVPLDWLNSVLIE; this is translated from the coding sequence ATGACGATCGAAGTAGAAACTCAATCTCCACCCAAGAAACTCAATCCCAATCGAATTCGAGATCATTTAGCGAATGAGCGGACGTATCTCGCTTGGATGCGGAGCGGGGTTGCTTTGATGGGGTTTGGTGTGCTGATTGTTCGTCTGCGAGTTCTCCGTCCACCGATCGCGCCTCAACCTCCGGGTGCAGGCTGGCAGCTAGGGCTGGCTTTTTCTATTGTTGGGCTGCTAGCAGTATTGCTCTCAACTCAGCATTATTTTGCAGTTCGGAACGATATTGAGGAAGACACCTATGAACCTCCGGATCGATGGGTGATTCTGTCTAGTTTGACTGTCGCACTCTTGGGGCTTGGGGTGATCTACTATGTCTTCACGGTGCCGTTAGACTGGCTGAATTCTGTTTTGATTGAGTAG
- a CDS encoding RrF2 family transcriptional regulator, which yields MQSDLSSYTPIELTSRIEYALLTLLELVGHANRSYAPLTITEIASKHSIPERYLEQIMTILRRGGLVRSYRGSRGGYVLARDAKEITLFEIVAFVDGERKPRELEVTPNLERQIVYNVWQSLNTLSQKFLTGITLEDLYREWDENQRGNPMYYI from the coding sequence ATGCAATCAGATCTCTCTAGCTATACTCCTATAGAACTGACTTCTAGGATTGAGTATGCATTGCTGACACTCTTAGAACTTGTGGGTCATGCAAATCGAAGTTATGCGCCGCTCACGATTACAGAAATTGCTTCAAAACATTCTATTCCTGAGCGCTATTTAGAACAGATTATGACGATTCTCCGGCGTGGGGGACTCGTCCGCAGCTATCGAGGGTCTAGAGGTGGCTATGTTCTTGCACGCGATGCAAAAGAAATTACTTTATTTGAAATCGTTGCGTTCGTGGATGGAGAGCGCAAACCCAGAGAATTAGAGGTTACGCCAAATTTAGAGCGGCAAATTGTTTATAACGTTTGGCAGAGCCTCAATACACTCTCTCAAAAATTTCTCACGGGCATTACGCTAGAAGATCTCTACCGAGAGTGGGATGAGAACCAGCGTGGCAATCCGATGTACTACATTTAG
- the cysT gene encoding sulfate ABC transporter permease subunit CysT — MASSAQVPSRKGPIWKAWGRSIVQMPWTWRIMLSYLTVMLFIPVVAMLLKSATVGPAEFWRIATSPIALSTYDITFTTSLVAALINGFFGTLIAWILVRYDFPLKRLVDASVDLPFALPTAVAGLTLATVYSENGWLGSLLAPFGIKVAFTRVGVGIAMLFISLPFVIRTVQPVLSEIEKEVEEAAWSLGASPWQTFQRVVLPPLFPAILTGVALGFSRAVGEYGSTVIISSNTPFRDLIAPILIFQRLEQYDYAGATVIGMVLLMISLLILLALNVLQNWGRRYDTGSSRMPGH, encoded by the coding sequence ATGGCTTCTTCTGCTCAAGTTCCCTCTCGAAAAGGACCAATTTGGAAAGCGTGGGGACGATCGATCGTTCAGATGCCGTGGACATGGCGGATCATGCTGTCATATTTGACCGTGATGCTGTTTATTCCGGTTGTAGCAATGCTATTAAAATCTGCAACAGTCGGTCCTGCGGAGTTTTGGCGGATTGCGACGAGTCCAATTGCGCTTTCTACTTATGACATTACTTTTACGACTTCATTAGTTGCTGCATTGATTAATGGATTCTTTGGAACCCTGATCGCTTGGATCTTAGTGCGATATGACTTTCCACTGAAGCGGTTAGTCGATGCTTCCGTTGACTTACCTTTCGCTTTACCGACCGCAGTTGCAGGTCTAACCTTAGCAACGGTCTATAGCGAAAATGGCTGGCTTGGTTCATTACTTGCCCCATTTGGAATCAAGGTTGCCTTTACTCGGGTTGGTGTTGGGATCGCGATGCTCTTTATCTCATTACCATTTGTAATTCGCACAGTGCAGCCCGTTCTCTCAGAAATAGAAAAAGAAGTCGAAGAGGCAGCTTGGAGTTTAGGAGCTTCACCTTGGCAGACTTTTCAACGAGTTGTTCTGCCGCCCTTGTTTCCAGCAATTTTAACTGGAGTTGCGCTAGGGTTCTCTCGCGCTGTAGGTGAATATGGCTCAACTGTCATCATTTCATCGAACACTCCTTTTCGCGATTTGATTGCACCGATCCTGATTTTCCAGCGTTTAGAACAATATGACTACGCTGGAGCAACAGTGATCGGCATGGTTCTATTGATGATTTCGCTCTTGATCTTGCTTGCACTCAACGTCTTGCAAAATTGGGGAAGACGCTACGACACGGGATCTAGCAGAATGCCTGGGCATTAG
- a CDS encoding phosphatase PAP2 family protein: MFNLENRFQSFLKLFQKLLIVHWQTLLLLFVGVGLPLLIFEQLAIIVWQNGGFVWDRSILLSIHQTAQPGLDAFAKTITPLGVKKGVVPATIAIAVIMLYRKRWRSLTYLLLAVGGTGVINLIAKALFHRDRPALWEAAAHAGFSFPSGHAMSSMSFIAALVILTWGSRWCWLIATLGSGFVVTIGWTRLYLGVHFPSDILAGWMVSLAWVIGVNLIIRPHLKPENLEPPSEETSLMPEELQT, encoded by the coding sequence ATGTTCAATCTAGAGAATCGTTTTCAATCTTTTTTGAAGCTATTTCAAAAGCTTCTCATCGTTCACTGGCAAACCTTACTATTATTGTTTGTCGGAGTCGGGTTGCCACTGTTGATTTTTGAGCAACTTGCAATCATCGTTTGGCAAAACGGCGGCTTCGTTTGGGATCGTTCCATCTTGCTGAGTATTCATCAAACTGCACAGCCAGGGTTGGATGCTTTTGCGAAAACGATTACACCGCTCGGCGTTAAGAAAGGAGTCGTTCCAGCGACGATCGCAATTGCAGTGATCATGCTCTATCGGAAAAGATGGCGATCGCTGACTTATCTATTACTTGCAGTTGGTGGGACTGGAGTGATTAATCTGATTGCGAAAGCGCTTTTTCATCGAGATCGCCCTGCTTTGTGGGAGGCTGCTGCTCATGCTGGTTTTTCTTTTCCGAGCGGGCATGCGATGTCGAGTATGAGTTTTATTGCTGCCTTAGTCATTCTCACTTGGGGGAGTCGGTGGTGCTGGCTGATTGCAACCCTTGGAAGCGGTTTTGTTGTGACGATCGGGTGGACTCGCCTTTATCTGGGGGTTCACTTTCCAAGTGATATTTTGGCTGGCTGGATGGTGTCGCTGGCTTGGGTGATTGGAGTAAACTTAATCATTCGACCGCACCTGAAGCCTGAAAACTTGGAACCCCCTTCAGAAGAAACCTCGCTGATGCCGGAAGAATTACAAACCTAA
- a CDS encoding sulfite exporter TauE/SafE family protein gives MNYLLLSCFSFGVGIVVGLTGIGGASLITPMLIFVFQVPASVAVSSDVVAATLMKVIGGVKHWRQKTLDLGAVRWLAFGSVPGSLLGVATLHWLRQFGEVNLDSILLHLIGYAILLVTATALVQLLLMTFAPAWELPTLPKLDLETQTGRMSAIALGAILGYIVGMTSVSSGSMFALVLIAFFQLDAQKLVGTDLAQAAILLTFTSIGHLTLGTVDWHLVLPIWIGSVPGVIVGAKLCKLTPQRPLRFVIYLMLVMVSWKLAHSA, from the coding sequence ATGAATTATTTATTACTCTCTTGCTTTAGCTTCGGGGTTGGCATTGTTGTGGGACTGACTGGAATTGGTGGCGCTTCACTGATTACCCCAATGCTGATTTTCGTGTTTCAAGTGCCTGCTTCTGTTGCGGTCAGTTCCGATGTTGTCGCAGCGACCCTGATGAAAGTCATCGGCGGTGTCAAACATTGGCGACAGAAAACATTAGATCTAGGTGCCGTTCGCTGGTTAGCATTCGGAAGTGTGCCTGGCTCGCTTTTAGGAGTTGCAACATTGCACTGGTTGCGGCAATTTGGCGAAGTAAATTTAGATTCGATACTCTTGCATCTGATTGGCTATGCGATTTTGCTCGTGACAGCGACCGCATTAGTTCAACTTCTCCTCATGACCTTTGCACCAGCGTGGGAACTGCCCACTTTGCCCAAGTTAGATTTAGAGACACAGACAGGTCGAATGAGCGCGATCGCACTGGGCGCAATTCTCGGCTACATTGTCGGGATGACGAGCGTTTCATCGGGTTCGATGTTCGCACTCGTGCTGATTGCATTCTTTCAGCTAGATGCCCAAAAATTAGTCGGAACGGATCTGGCTCAAGCAGCAATTTTATTGACATTTACTTCGATCGGACATCTGACTCTAGGAACTGTAGATTGGCACTTAGTCTTGCCGATTTGGATCGGATCAGTTCCAGGTGTGATCGTGGGTGCAAAACTCTGCAAACTTACACCCCAACGCCCGCTTAGATTTGTGATTTATCTGATGCTCGTGATGGTGAGTTGGAAGCTGGCGCATTCCGCTTAA
- a CDS encoding sulfate ABC transporter substrate-binding protein, with protein MKLKHHPHELAPRLAQTFKTLFNLHSVRKFVSLFVIGTTLSLAIASCGGNTASTSSSPNSASPVANSAKEVELTLVGYAVPKAAHDAIIPKFVEKWQKEKGQTVTFKQSYGGSGSQTRAIIDGLEADVANLAIAADTEKLVKAGFVNSDWTTKTPNNGIVAKTVAAVIVRPGNPKNIKTFDDLTRPDVKWVTADPKTSGGARWNFLALWDHALRANNKDEAKATEFVTKAFANVAVLAKDARESTDAFSKQGQGDALINYENEVILAQQKGEKLEYVVPDPNVSIDIPISVIDKNVDKHGTREVAEAFVQYLYTPEAQAEFVKLGFRPLDGAPVKTKENTDKYPAVKTLGTIQEYGGWSQAQKKFFDDGAVFDQVQASIKR; from the coding sequence ATGAAGTTGAAGCACCATCCACATGAGCTAGCACCACGCTTGGCTCAAACCTTCAAAACACTATTTAATCTGCACTCTGTCAGAAAATTCGTTTCACTCTTTGTGATCGGCACGACCTTGAGCCTCGCTATCGCCTCCTGCGGCGGCAACACCGCTTCAACTTCTTCTAGTCCCAATAGCGCTAGCCCCGTTGCCAATTCCGCTAAAGAGGTCGAACTCACCCTCGTCGGCTATGCCGTCCCCAAAGCCGCTCACGATGCCATCATTCCTAAGTTCGTCGAGAAGTGGCAAAAAGAAAAAGGGCAAACCGTCACCTTCAAACAAAGCTACGGTGGCTCAGGCTCTCAAACTCGCGCCATTATTGATGGTCTTGAAGCCGATGTCGCCAACTTAGCGATCGCCGCAGATACCGAAAAGCTCGTCAAAGCCGGATTTGTCAATTCTGACTGGACGACCAAAACCCCGAATAATGGCATTGTCGCCAAAACGGTCGCTGCGGTGATTGTCCGTCCCGGTAATCCCAAAAATATCAAAACCTTTGATGATTTGACCCGTCCCGATGTCAAATGGGTCACGGCAGACCCGAAAACCTCGGGGGGCGCTCGCTGGAACTTCCTCGCTCTCTGGGATCATGCTTTGAGAGCCAACAATAAGGATGAAGCTAAAGCGACCGAATTTGTCACTAAAGCGTTTGCGAATGTGGCAGTCCTGGCAAAAGATGCCCGCGAATCGACTGACGCATTCTCCAAGCAGGGACAAGGCGATGCCTTGATCAACTATGAGAATGAGGTGATTCTGGCACAGCAAAAGGGGGAAAAGCTGGAATATGTCGTGCCAGATCCCAATGTGTCGATCGATATTCCGATTTCGGTGATTGATAAGAACGTGGATAAGCATGGCACGCGGGAAGTTGCAGAGGCATTTGTGCAGTATTTGTACACCCCGGAAGCACAAGCCGAATTCGTCAAGTTAGGCTTCCGCCCGTTGGATGGTGCCCCGGTGAAGACAAAAGAGAATACGGACAAGTACCCGGCGGTGAAGACCTTGGGCACGATTCAGGAGTATGGCGGGTGGAGCCAAGCACAGAAGAAGTTCTTTGACGATGGAGCGGTCTTCGACCAAGTCCAAGCTTCGATCAAACGTTAG
- the cysW gene encoding sulfate ABC transporter permease subunit CysW translates to MTTIADAPRSAQTRKTTQQKSWVPILLIGIGIAYLGLILYIPAINVFYQAFKGGVAPFLSNLTQPNFIHAIKLTVMLAAIAVPLNTVFGLCTAWALARKQFRGRTLLLSIIDLPFAISPVVAGLMIVLLYGRLGWFGTWLQANDIRIVFAFPGMLLATMFVSMPFVAREVIPVLEEAGADQEEAAKTLGANGWQTFWRVTLPSIRWGLLYGIILTNARAMGEFGAVSVVSGNLAGKTQSLPLFVEEAYKQYETESAYSAAVLLALLAVVTLVLKEIMERKTRIKEVE, encoded by the coding sequence ATGACGACGATCGCGGATGCTCCACGTTCAGCTCAAACAAGAAAAACAACGCAACAAAAAAGTTGGGTTCCAATTCTACTCATTGGTATCGGTATTGCCTACCTGGGGCTAATCCTATACATTCCTGCCATCAATGTTTTTTACCAGGCGTTTAAGGGAGGTGTTGCACCCTTTCTCTCGAACTTGACACAGCCGAATTTTATTCACGCGATTAAGTTAACTGTGATGCTAGCCGCGATCGCAGTTCCGCTCAATACAGTTTTTGGACTCTGTACTGCTTGGGCACTGGCTCGCAAACAGTTCCGAGGACGCACCTTGTTACTGAGCATCATTGACCTACCGTTTGCAATTTCTCCCGTTGTCGCAGGTTTGATGATCGTCTTGCTGTATGGGCGACTCGGTTGGTTCGGAACATGGTTACAAGCCAACGATATTCGGATTGTGTTTGCTTTTCCGGGCATGCTACTTGCAACGATGTTTGTGAGTATGCCTTTTGTGGCAAGAGAAGTGATCCCAGTTCTAGAAGAAGCGGGAGCCGATCAAGAAGAAGCGGCAAAAACCTTGGGTGCAAATGGTTGGCAGACATTCTGGCGGGTCACACTGCCGAGTATTCGGTGGGGATTGCTCTATGGAATTATCCTGACCAATGCTAGAGCAATGGGCGAATTTGGAGCGGTCTCGGTTGTGTCAGGTAACTTAGCTGGAAAAACGCAAAGTTTACCGTTGTTTGTAGAAGAAGCCTACAAACAATATGAAACAGAATCAGCTTACTCAGCAGCCGTATTGCTAGCCTTGCTTGCGGTCGTTACTTTGGTGCTGAAAGAGATCATGGAACGAAAGACGCGCATCAAAGAAGTGGAATAG